In the genome of Dethiobacter alkaliphilus AHT 1, the window CACCGTCATATATCGGGATAAGGAGCAGATAAACGCTTTCGCTCTGGATTCTGAGAAACTGGCGGAAATTATAGCTGATTTACAGTCAGGGGATTAAGACGGACAATGTTGTTCGTCTTTTTGTTTTCCGCCTCTTTTTTCCAGCAATTAATTTCTTTACAGGAGCATAGGATTTCACGTAGGTGATATCATGTTAATTCTGCTATTGGCAGTGGGTCTGTTTTTGTTCCTGGGTGGTCTGCGGCTTATGTCTTCCGGCCTGGAAAATCTGTGCGGATCTTCCTTTGCTGCCGGTGTACAACACTTCACCGGCAATCGCTTCAGTGCTTTTCTGTGCGGTCTGATATTTTCTGGCCTGACACAAAGCAGTTCCCTGGTCACCGTTGTACTGGTAGGAGTGGTTAATGCGGGAATAATCGGCCTGCGCCCGGCCATTGCCGTGATGATTGGAGCCAACGTGGGGACCACGGTGACCGGTCAGATGATATCATTTGACCTGTATGAATATGCTCTGTACTTTGCTGTGGCAGGGGCGATATTAATTGTGGCCGGCCGGCAGCGGCACCGGCAGGTGGGCCGGGCTCTATTGGGGCTTGGCGTGCTGTTGTTTGGCTTGGAAAATATGGGCGGGGCCCTTGCACCCCTGGCGGAAAGCAAGTTTGCACAGAATTTGCTAAGTTCCGCTGCTGTGTACCCCCTTACCGGCATTTTTGCCGGAGCTGCCCTCACCGCTTTGATTCAAAGCTCCAGTGCCGTTGTGGCCATGGCCATTTCGCTGGCCAAGGAAGGGGTATTATCCCTGGCTGCCGGTGCCGCGGTTATTGTGGGTGCGGATGTGGGGACTTGTGTTACCACGC includes:
- a CDS encoding Na/Pi cotransporter family protein; amino-acid sequence: MLILLLAVGLFLFLGGLRLMSSGLENLCGSSFAAGVQHFTGNRFSAFLCGLIFSGLTQSSSLVTVVLVGVVNAGIIGLRPAIAVMIGANVGTTVTGQMISFDLYEYALYFAVAGAILIVAGRQRHRQVGRALLGLGVLLFGLENMGGALAPLAESKFAQNLLSSAAVYPLTGIFAGAALTALIQSSSAVVAMAISLAKEGVLSLAAGAAVIVGADVGTCVTTLLAGLGTGIAARRTAFAHLFFNLCSVLLVLPFFSLFIRLAAASSDALPRQLANAHTLYNLGGAILLLLFLGPFQALVE